Part of the Cryptosporangium arvum DSM 44712 genome, AGTTCGAGTACGCGCTGCGCCGGGACGAGCTGGACTCGATCGCGGAGCCGTACTACGTCCGCGCGATCAACCTGTGCCGCTCCGCGCTGCGTGAGGCCTCGCTGGAGCCCGCGGACGTCGACCGGCTCCTGCTCGTCGGCGGCGTCACGCTCTCGCCCGGGCTGCGTGAGCGGCTGGCCGACCCGCGGCACGGCATCGGCATCGCGCTGGACACCAGCCTCGACCCGAGCACCGTCGTCGCGCGCGGCGCCGCGATCTTCGCCAGCACGATCCGCCGCCCGGCCACGACGCCGACCCGCGCCGCGTCCCCGGGCGAGTTCCTGGTCGAGCTGGCGTTCGAGCCCAGCGTCACGACGACGACGCCCACGGTCGGCGGGCGGCTGCGCGGCGCGGGCACGCCCGACTGGACGTCCTACGGCGTCACGCTGACCAACCCGGACGGACACCCGCCGTTCCGGTCCGGTCTCATCCGCCTGAACGCCAACGGCGCGTTCGCCACCGAGGTCGACCTCGACCCGCACACGACCTCGCACTTCACCGTCGCGCTGACCGACTCCGGCGGCACCCGCCGGCCACTGACCCCGGACACGTTCTCGATCACCCACCGGGACGTGGAGTTCGGCGGCGTGCGGCTGGCGCACTCGCTCGGCATCCAGCTCGCCGACCGCGCGTTCGCCGCGATCCTGCGGAAAGGCGAGACGCTGCCGGCGCGGGCCCGCGAGGTGTTCCACACGTCCGGGGCGCTGCAGCGCGATCAGGCCGACGCGGTGATCCGGATCCCGATCGTCCAGGGTGAACGCCCGCGCGGCGACCGCAACCGGGAGGTCGGGGTGCTCGAGATCCGCCCGCGCGACGTGCGGATCGACCTGGCGGCGGGCACCGAGGTGGAGGTGACGTTCGAGGTCGACGCGTCCAGCCTGGTCACCGTCGTCGCCGACGTGCCGCTGGTGCAGGCGCAGTTCGAGGCCGAGATCAACCTCGACGAGGTGCGCACGGCCAGCGTCCAGAGCCTCCAGGAGCAGCTCGCCGAGGTCGACCGGCGCCTCGAGCGGCTCCGCGAGGCCGCGCCGGCCGGCGGTGGCCGCGAGCAGCTGGACCGGCTGGACGACGAGAGCGCGCTGGACACCGTCCGCGACCAGGTCGGGGCCGCCCGCGTCGACCGGGGCGCGGCGGCGGCCGCCGAGGAACGCCTGCGCGACCTGCAGGCCGATCTGGACGACATCGAGGAGAAAGCGCAGCTGCCGGAACTCGTCCGTCAGCTGCGCGGGGTGCTCGACGAGGCCGCCGGGACCGTGGACGCCGCCGGCGACGCCGCCGACCGCCGGGAGCTCGCCGACCTGCGCCGCCGGGCCGACACCGCGATCGACGCCGGGGACGTCGCGGCGGTGCGCGCGGCGATCGATCGCACGTCGTCGTTCGTGATCGAGCTCGAACGGCGCCGGCCGGACTGGCCGGTCCAGCTGTTCTTCGCGCTGGAGGCGATGGTGCCGCGCTCGGCGGCCGCCGAGGGGTTGCTCTCCGAGGGGCGCCTGGCGATCGCGAACCAGGACGCGACCGCGCTCACCGCGGTCAACCAGCGCCTGGTGCGGCTGCTGCCGAAGGAGGCGCAGGACCAGGTCATCGGCTTGCGGTCGGCGTCGTGACCGCGACCGCGCGCGCCACGCCGGAGCACCGGCTCACGCTGCACCGGGCCCGCTCCGCGGCGTACGTCGGCGACCTGGAGACCGCGTCGGCGCTCCTGGCCGAGCTGGACCCGGGCGGGGACGGGCCGCACCCCGGCGAACCGGGTGCGGACGCGTTCGATCTGCGCGCCCGGGTGCGTGCCCAGCGGGGTGAGTACGGCGCGGCCGACGAGGACTGGGCGCGGGTGCTCGCGCTCCGGCCCGGCGACCCGGACGCGGTGGCCGGGCGGGCCACGCTGGCCCGGCTCGCCGCCGGGCGGCGGGTCCGTCCGGTGTACACGCCGGCCCGTGCGGTGGCGCTGCTCGCGGCCGCGCTACTCGTGGCGTCGACGACGGCAGTGGTGTGGGTGGGGACCGACCGCGGGGAGGCGACCGGCGACCCGGCCGCGGCGGGGTTGCGGCGCGAGGTCGCGACGCTGCGGGCGGAGCGGGACGCGCGCGCGGCCGCGGAGGCGCGGCAGCGGGAGGCGGGCGCGGCGGCCGCGGCGCGGCACCGGGAGCGGCTGACCGCTGTGGCCTCGGCGTTCGCGGGACTGCCCGGGGTGCGGGTGGAGCAGCGGTCCGCCGACGTGCGGCTGGTGTTCACCTCGGGGGTGTTCGCTTCCTCGACCGAGCTGACCCCGGCGGCCGGGCCGGTGCTGGCCGCGGTCGGCCGCCGGCTGAGGACGCTGGAGGTGGTGACGACGGTCGTCGGGCACACGGTCGCGGTGCCGGGCGGGCGCACCAGCGGCGGGTCGGTGGTCGGGTACGGGCGGGCGCAGGTGGCGGCGCGGGAGCTGGCGGTGGCGTCCGGACGGCCGCTGGCGCAGTTCGCGCTGGTGAGCGCGGAACAGTCGGAGGGCCCGTTCCCGGACGCCCGTCGCAACCGGACGGTGACGATCCTGCTGCGCCCGGAGTGATTCCCGGTGAACCCCGGCGTGTCACCCACCCGCCTGCCACGCTGATCGGAGAAGTGCGGCGATCAGCGGACCCGGCGGCGGACGGACCGGAGGTGGGTGTGGTCGGCGAGGACGGGCTGGTGGAGTTCCGGGCGGCGGCCCGGGCGGCCGCGTCGGCGCGGGCGGCGATGACGAACGTGGCCCGGCAGCGTGAGGTGGCGCAGGCCGCGGTCGCGCAGGCGGCCGGATCCGCGCGGCACTACCGCGAGATCGATCTGCTCCGCACCGAGGACGCCCGGCTGACCCGGGAACTCGACGCCGCGCGCACCGAGCTCGTCGCGGCCGAGCAGGCGGCGGCCACGGCACGCGACGCCGCCGACCGGCTTCCGCTGACCGCGCGGACGCGACGCCGGGAGGCCAGGGCGGACGCGTCCCGGGCCGCCGCGGACGCGGACGCCGCCCGGGCCCGCCTGGCCGTGGCCGAGGAGAAGGCCGGGCAGCAGCGCGCGCTCACCGACGCCCGGGTGGCCGGCGAGCACGCGGCCGTCCGGTTCTCCCGGGCCGAGGTCCACGCCCGCCTCGAACGTCTCCGCGACGCCGACGAGCGCCTGCTCGCGGCCCGGGCCGCAGCCGAGGACGCGGCCGCGATCGAACACGCCGCCGCCGCCCGCCGCCGCTCCTGACCGGCGGCGCGCACCGATCCGGTCAGTCCCCGGGCACGGCCTGCCCGGGGAAGAGTCTGCGCCACAGATCGCGCTGCGCCGCGACCGCGGAGCCGCCGAACTCCCCGATGGACTCCTGCCACCAGCCGGCGGCTCCGGTGGGTTCGGCGGGTTCGGCCATCGCGCCGGCCAGCTCGTCGCGCAGCCACGCGTAGTGGCCGTCGGCCAGGCTCGCGCGGAGGTCGGCGATGCCGCTGGGGTCGAAGTTCCAGCAGTAGGTGCGCAAGATTTGGCGTAACCGCAGTGACGGAACGGAGCGATCCTGCGTGCCTGATATCGAAGGAGCCTGCATGGCGTGTTCCTCCCGCAACGGCGTGTTCACCCGAGCGTCAGGCTAGCGATACGCAACGCACATGAACACAGTCCGACGGGCTCGAATTTGTGAGAACCAATCTGTGATTCGCAGATCTGCAATTCCCACCGGCGAGCGCGGCTGCCGGCGCCCCCGTGCGCGTCACGCGTAGCTGGGCAGCGCCGGGTCGGCGGCGAAGTTGTCGGTGCTCTTCAGCAGCGCGCTGCGCACGACGGCCTGGCTGAACAGGGCGTTGCGCAGCCAGAGGCCGTGGCGGGTACGCGGCGCGAGGAAGCGGCCCGGGTCGGCACGCTTCTGCCAGCGGCCGGCGTACCGGCGCAGGTGCTCCTCGTACGCGGCGAGCGGACGGCCGTTCGCCACCTCGCCCGCGAGCACGTGCGCCCCGACGATCCCGGTGCCGACGCCCATCCCGCCCAGCGTGACGCCCCAGGCGGCGTCGCCGAGCAACGCGACCCGCTCGCTCGTCCACCGCGGGACGCGCACCCGGCTGATCGCGTCGAAGTAGATCTCCGGGGCGTCGGCCAGGCCGGCGAGCAGCTCCGGGACGCGCCACCCGAGGCCGCGGAACGTCGAGGTGATCAGTTCTTTCTGGGGTGCGGCGTCGTGGAAGTCGACCGGGAGCTCGGGCGCGGCGAACACGACCATCGCCGAGCGCGGGCCGAGCGCGGCGAGCCGGCCCGGCACCCCGTAGTGCAGCACGTCGGAGCCGGCGCCGGACACGTCCCAGCCGGCGACGTAGTAGTTCAGATGGCGCACGAACTGCTGCTCCGGCCCGAAGCGCAGGCGCCGGACGCCGGAGTGCATGCCGTCGGCGCCGACGACGAGGTCGAACGTGCGGTCGGGCGCGTGCCGGAACCGCACCTCGACGCCGTCGGGGGTCTCGGTGAGGCCGGTGATCGCGTCGCCGAAGACGTATTCGGTGCTCGGGGCGCTGTGGCGGACCAGCGTCGCGGACAGGTCGCTGCGCCGCACTTCGAGCTCACCGCCGGTGAACTCGGGCGGCAACCGGAAGATCTCGCTCCCGTCCTCGGCCACGAACGTCATCGCGCTGCCGTGCGTCTGCTGCTCACGCAGCTCGTCGAGGACGCCGAGGCGGTCGAGGACACCCAGCTGCGCGGGGCCCCGGACGTCGACGGCGAAGCCGCTGGTGCGCAACCGCGGCGCGACCTCGACGACGGTCACGTCGGCGCGGGCGCCGGCGCGGCGGAACGCGAGGGCAAGGGCCGGGCCGGCCACACCGGCCCCGGAGATCAGTACGCGAAGGGTCATGGCAAAAACTGTATCCCTCGGATACAGATTACGCTAGACGCAGTTGACGACGACGACGCGAGGAGAGCGAGTGGACGTCCTGTGGGGAGAGCGACCCGCACCCCGGCGGGGCCCCCGCCCCGCGTTCGACCGCGAGCGCATCGCCAGGGCCGGTATCGAGATCGCCGACCGGGAGGGCCTCGCCGCGGTGACGATGCAGCGGGTGGCCGAGAGCCTCGGTGTGACGAAGATGGCGCTCTACCGCTACCTGCCGGGCAAGGCCGAGCTGGTGGCGCTGATGGTCGACATCGGAATCGGCGCGCCCCCGGCCCCGGGCGGTGCGGGCTGGCGCGAGGCGCTCGCGCTCTGGGCACGTGAACTGTTCGTGCGCTTCCACCAGCACCCGTGGACGCTCGAGGCCACCCGCGGCGCCCGTCCCGTCGGGCCGAACGAGCTGGGCTGGATGGAGGTCGCGGTCGCCGCGCTGGCCGGCTCGGGGCTCGACGGCGCCGAGACGCTCGACACGGTCGTGGTGCTGACCGGCCACGTCCGGGCGCTCGGCGAGCAGACCGTGGCGTTCGGCACGGTGTCGGCCGAGGACCCGCTGACCACGGGGGTCCAGGCGATCCTGGCCGGGCGCGAGGACCGCTTCCCGGCCGTGAGCGCCGCGTTCGCCTCGGCGGCGGCGAGCGGGAACCAGAACCAGGCCCTCGACTACGGCGTCGATCGCATCCTGGACGGCGTGGCGGCCCTGATCGCGTCCCGCCGATAGGGTCCGCCACGGACACCGGGGTCTGACGAAATAGTGCCCGACGCCGGGCAACCCGGCGCCGGGCACAGCCCTCTAGGGAGAGGAAGCGCGCAGAAATCCCGGAGGACGCGGCGTGAGCGAAGGATTCCGCGAGTACGTGGACGTGCGCCTGCCCGCGCTCCACCGGCTGGCGTACCTGCTGTGCCAGGACCGGCACCGCGCCGACGACCTGGTGCAGGACACGCTGGTCAAGCTGTACCTGAAATGGGACCGCGTCCGGGCCGCCACCGACGCCAACGCCTACGCGCGCACCACGCTGGTACGCACGTTCCTGAGCGAGCGCCGCACCAACTGGGCCCGCCGGGTCGTCCTGGTCGACCGCCTGCCGGACACCGCGTTCTCCTCCGATCCGGACACCGCCGACGCGGTCGCGGTCCGGGCCGCGCTCGCCGGGCTGCCTCCGCGCCAGCGCGCGGTGATCGCGCTGCGCTTCTACTCCGACCTGTCGGTCGAGGAGACCGGCCGGACGCTCGGCTGCTCCCCCGGCACGGTCAAGAGCCAGACCGCGAAGGGCCTCGCCGCACTCCGGCGCGCCCTTCCCCACGTCGAGCCGGACGGCGCCGCACCGGCCCGGGCGAGGAGCTGACGATGGACGAGTCCACGACCCGGATGCTGCTCGAACGGGTGCTCGCCCAGGCCCCGCCGCCCGCGCCCGTCGACTACGACCGGGTGGCCGCGCTGGCCACCGCGCGCCGGTCGGCCCTCCTGCGCTCGACGATCGCCGCCGCCGCGGTGCTCGTCCTGGTCGTCACCGTGACGGTCGCCGTGCTGACCGGCGGCGTCGAGGGCGACCGGGCCGCCCCGCCGGCGCTGAAACCGGCCGAGACGGAGCAGCGGGCCGCCGCGGACGGCCTGCCGGACAGCGCACCGGCCTGGTTCGACCCGGCCCGCAGCACGCTCACGATCGGCGGCCTGCCGGGCTCGATGCCCGACCGCGCGACCGCGAACCGCACCACCGACCTCGAGATCCGGGCCGCCGGCCGGGGCACGTCGCTGCGTGCCCGCGTCGGGGTGCGGGGCTACGACCTGTCCGAGCTGATCGGCGACGGCCCCGCGGCGAGCACCACCGGGCCGGCGATCGAGGGCCACCCGTCGGAGTGGGTGGACCAGGGCGACGAGCGCTACACGCTGGTCTGGCGGTGGGCCGAGGACGCGTGGGCCTCGGTGGCCACGACCGGGCTGCCCGACCCGCTGGCGCTCGCGACGACCGTCGCCACCTCGATGTCGGTGGACCTCGAGGCGCGCACCCGGCTCCCGTTCACGGTGACCACCCCGGACGGGTTCGAGCTCACCGAGGTCGACACCGGGTCGGCCCCGTCCGTGTCGATGGAGTTCACCGGCCCGTCGTCGACGATGCGCGTCACCGTGGAACCGCTCGGTGACGGCATCGGCGCGGCGACGGAGACGTTCCGGGGACGCCCGGCCCGGGTGGACGGCACCGCGATCGTGATGGCGGCGGGCGCGGTCAAGGTGACCGTCGCCTGCCGCGCGAAATACGACCCGTGCCGCGAGACCGCCGCGAGCGTCGACCCGATCGCCGACCTGGCGGACCCCGCGGCCTGGCCGCCGTACTCCCCGCGCTAGCGGGCCCACTCCGGGTCGCGGCCCAGGAAGCGCAGGAGCCGGGCCGCCGCGTCGTCGCCGGGCTCCGGGTCGAGCGCGGGGCCGAACGCGAACGCCCGCAGCGCTCCCGCGATCAGCTCGGCGACCGGGGTCAGGTGCGCGGCCAGCTCGGGCGCCAGCGGCGAGGGCTGACCGGTCGCCACCGCGACGTCCCACGCGTGCACGACGGCGTCGAGCGCGGCCGCGTCGACGACGGTCTCGGCCGGCAGCGGCCCGAGCGGTAACGGGCACGCCACCTCGGGCGTACCCGGCGCGACCGTGGCGAACGCCGCCGCGGCGGCGGCCAGCGCCGCGTCGAGATCGGTGGCGCCCGGCCGGCCCTCGGAGGGCGCGAACGGGTCCTCGGTCGGCCCCCCGCTGCCCGTGATCGCGGCCGCGTAGCCGAGCTGATCACCGGCGGCGTGCCGCACCACCTGGGCGACGTTCCACTTCTCGCACGGCGTGCGCAGCGCCCAGTCACTCTCCTCGATTCCGGCGACGACCGACCGCAGCGCCCCGTGAGCCTGCTCCAACACGGTCCACGACATCGCACAGCTCCCTAGTTTCGGAACGGAACCAATCGTTCCGTTCAGTGGTTCCACCCTAACGGAATGGATCGTTCCGTTCAAGAGCTATGCTGACTTCATGCCGAGCCTGAGCGGACGCCGCGCCGAAGCCGCGCGCAACGACCGGACGATCCTCGAAGCCGCCCGCGAGGTGTTCCTCCACGACCCGACCGCACCGATGTCCGCGGTCGCCGACGCCGCCCACGTCGGCATCGGCGCCCTCTACCGGCGCTACGCCGGCAAGGACGAGTTGCTCCGCACGCTCTGCGGCAACGGGCTCGCGCAGTTCGTCGCGATCGCCGAGGACGCCGCCGGGGTCGACGACCCGTGGGACGCGTTCGCCGGGTACGTCACCGGGATCGTCGAGGCCGACGTGCACTCGCTCACCGTCCGCCTGGCCGGGACGTTCACCACGACCGCGGAGCTGAGCGCGCTGGCCGGCCGGGCCGGGACGCTCGGCGACGCGCTGTTCGAACGCGCGCTGGCCGCCGGGGTGCTCCGCGGCGACCTGCGGCCCAACGACGTCACGATGGTCTTCGAACAGCTGGCCGCGATCCGCCTCGACGATCCCGCGCGCACCGCCGCCCTGCGCCGGCGCTACCTCACGCTCCTGCTCGACGCCCTCCGCCCCGCGGCCGCGGCGACCCCGCTGCCCGGCACCGCCCCCACCCCCGCTGAACTGGGCGAGCGCTGGCGCCGCCGCGAGTAGACGGCAGTTGTCGTGCTGCTCTAGCGTCGGCCGACGTGACTGCCAAGCGGCCGATGATCGACAACACCGACCCGCGGGCCGTGCGCACCCGGGAGAAGCTGCTGGCCGCGTTCCACGACGCGGTCCGCACGCAGGACCCGGCCCAGATGTCCGTGGCCGCGCTCACCCGCACCGCCGGGGTCAACCGCACCAGCTTCTACACGCACTTCGCGTCGCCCGAGGACCTCGCCGTGCACGCGCTCAGCGAGCTGTTCGACCTGGTCGGCAACGCCGACATCGTGCTGCGGTCGGCCGGTTCGGTGACCGGGGTGCAGGCCAGCCGGCGCGCGCTCACCGACGTCGTGGGGTTCGTCGCCGAGCGCCGCGCCTCGTACGTCCACCTGCTCGGGCCGGGCGCCGCGCCGACCGTCAAGAAAGCCATCACCGACGCCTACGTGCGGCGCACGATCGAGGCGTTGGAGCGCAACGAGAACCGCCCGCCCGACGTCGACCCGGTCGTCACCGCGCACTTCCTCGCCGGCGGGGTGCTCGGGGTGCTCGGCGGCTGGCTCGCGGCCGATCAGCCCGAGCGCTCCCCCGACGAGCTCGTCGAGGCCCTGATCCGCTGCCTACCGGCCTGGATCATCGCCGGCTGACGGCCACCTCTAAGGTGCGCACGTGCCACTCACCGACACCGACATCGCCGCCGCTCTCGCCGACGTCCTCGACGGCGACCTCACGCTCCCCTACCCCGGCGACTGGGGCATCGGCCCCGACGGCAACGGGCGCACCCGCGTCGCCGTCGACCCGGGCCTGTCCAGCATCGTCGTCGACCGCGCGGACGGCACCGTGCTGCTGGTCGGCCCGGACGGTGAGGAGTCGGTGATCAACAGCTCCCCGGACACGCTCGCGGAGTTCGCCGGGCGCTACAGCGCGGCGCTGGGCGCGGCGGCGGTGCCCGACGAGCAGGACGAGGCCGACGAGTACTGGGAGTCGCTCGGCGAGGAGCTGCTGGAGCGGTTCCGCGGCATCGACCCGGTGGCGGTCGAGGACGCGGAGAGCTTCTGGTCGGTGGCCGTCGAAGAACTCGGGTACGGCATGCACGCGCCGGGCTGACGCCTACGGTGAACGGGTGGACGTGCTCGACTCCGGCGGCGCGGACCGCCCACCCCGCCGTCGGCTGCCCCGGCGCCGGCCGCCCCGCCCGGAGCCGCTCCGCCCGGAGCCGCCCCGGCGGAAGCTGCCGCCCCGGGCGGGCTACGTGCTGCTGGTGGTCGCGGTCGCCGCGGTGCTCGCGACCGTCGTCCGGGCGAACTGGCCCTCGGACACGATCACCGGCGCCCGGCTGGTCACCACGCTCGGCGACGGCGGGGCCGGCATCGTGCGCAGCGTCGCGTTCAGCCCGGACAGCCGGCGGCTGGTGACCGGCGGCGACACCCGGCTGCCGACGCTCTGGGACGTGGCCGCGCGCCGGCCGCTGCGGACGTTCGAGGTGGACTACCGGCTTCCGGTCAGCAGCGTCGCGTTCAGCCCCGACGGGCGGACCGTCGCGTTCGTCGGCGGGCCGCTGCAGCTCTGGGACGTCGCGACCGGGGCCCGCCGGACCGGACCGGTGTCCGGCCAGGCTATCGGCGTCACCGCGGTCGCGTTCAGCCGCGCGGGCCGGATCGCGACGAGCGACACCGGCGGGAGCGTCTACCTCTGGGACGCGGCCACGCGCCGCGCCACCGGCCCGCCGATCGAGGTGTACGACATCGGCGACGTGCTCGACGTCGGGTTCTCGCCCGACGGCAGGCGGATCGCCACCGCGGGCGGCGACGGCGTCGTCGAGTTCTACGACGTCGAGACCCGGCGCCCCGCCGGCGGCGAGCTGATCGGGCACGAGGGCCCGGTGCTCGGGGTCTCCTGGAGCCCCGACGGCACGACGCTGGCCACCGCGGGCTCCGACGGCACCGTCCGGCTGTGGAGCGTCGCCGACCGCGAGCCGATCGGCGACCCGCTGACCGGCCACGCCGGGAGCGTGTACGAGGTCGCGTTCTCGCCCGACGGCCGGACGCTGGCCACCGCCGGTGAGGACGGCACCGCGCGGCTCTGGGACGTCGGCGACCGCGACCGGCTCCAGGTGCTGCGCGGACCCGGCAGCGCCGTGTACGACGTCGCGTTCTCGCCCGACGGCCGGATGCTGGCCACCGCGGGCACCGCCACCAGCCTCTGGGAACTGCGCCGCTAGGGCCGCCGGTCGAGGGTGCGGCTGAGCACCACCAGCAGCAGCGCGGCCACCGGGACCACGAGCAGACCGGTCCGCACCG contains:
- a CDS encoding SUKH-4 family immunity protein; the encoded protein is MPLTDTDIAAALADVLDGDLTLPYPGDWGIGPDGNGRTRVAVDPGLSSIVVDRADGTVLLVGPDGEESVINSSPDTLAEFAGRYSAALGAAAVPDEQDEADEYWESLGEELLERFRGIDPVAVEDAESFWSVAVEELGYGMHAPG
- a CDS encoding TetR/AcrR family transcriptional regulator translates to MDVLWGERPAPRRGPRPAFDRERIARAGIEIADREGLAAVTMQRVAESLGVTKMALYRYLPGKAELVALMVDIGIGAPPAPGGAGWREALALWARELFVRFHQHPWTLEATRGARPVGPNELGWMEVAVAALAGSGLDGAETLDTVVVLTGHVRALGEQTVAFGTVSAEDPLTTGVQAILAGREDRFPAVSAAFASAAASGNQNQALDYGVDRILDGVAALIASRR
- a CDS encoding FAD-dependent monooxygenase; amino-acid sequence: MTLRVLISGAGVAGPALALAFRRAGARADVTVVEVAPRLRTSGFAVDVRGPAQLGVLDRLGVLDELREQQTHGSAMTFVAEDGSEIFRLPPEFTGGELEVRRSDLSATLVRHSAPSTEYVFGDAITGLTETPDGVEVRFRHAPDRTFDLVVGADGMHSGVRRLRFGPEQQFVRHLNYYVAGWDVSGAGSDVLHYGVPGRLAALGPRSAMVVFAAPELPVDFHDAAPQKELITSTFRGLGWRVPELLAGLADAPEIYFDAISRVRVPRWTSERVALLGDAAWGVTLGGMGVGTGIVGAHVLAGEVANGRPLAAYEEHLRRYAGRWQKRADPGRFLAPRTRHGLWLRNALFSQAVVRSALLKSTDNFAADPALPSYA
- a CDS encoding SigE family RNA polymerase sigma factor, whose amino-acid sequence is MSEGFREYVDVRLPALHRLAYLLCQDRHRADDLVQDTLVKLYLKWDRVRAATDANAYARTTLVRTFLSERRTNWARRVVLVDRLPDTAFSSDPDTADAVAVRAALAGLPPRQRAVIALRFYSDLSVEETGRTLGCSPGTVKSQTAKGLAALRRALPHVEPDGAAPARARS
- a CDS encoding TetR/AcrR family transcriptional regulator, which produces MTAKRPMIDNTDPRAVRTREKLLAAFHDAVRTQDPAQMSVAALTRTAGVNRTSFYTHFASPEDLAVHALSELFDLVGNADIVLRSAGSVTGVQASRRALTDVVGFVAERRASYVHLLGPGAAPTVKKAITDAYVRRTIEALERNENRPPDVDPVVTAHFLAGGVLGVLGGWLAADQPERSPDELVEALIRCLPAWIIAG
- a CDS encoding TIGR03086 family metal-binding protein, which codes for MSWTVLEQAHGALRSVVAGIEESDWALRTPCEKWNVAQVVRHAAGDQLGYAAAITGSGGPTEDPFAPSEGRPGATDLDAALAAAAAAFATVAPGTPEVACPLPLGPLPAETVVDAAALDAVVHAWDVAVATGQPSPLAPELAAHLTPVAELIAGALRAFAFGPALDPEPGDDAAARLLRFLGRDPEWAR
- a CDS encoding WD40 repeat domain-containing protein codes for the protein MDVLDSGGADRPPRRRLPRRRPPRPEPLRPEPPRRKLPPRAGYVLLVVAVAAVLATVVRANWPSDTITGARLVTTLGDGGAGIVRSVAFSPDSRRLVTGGDTRLPTLWDVAARRPLRTFEVDYRLPVSSVAFSPDGRTVAFVGGPLQLWDVATGARRTGPVSGQAIGVTAVAFSRAGRIATSDTGGSVYLWDAATRRATGPPIEVYDIGDVLDVGFSPDGRRIATAGGDGVVEFYDVETRRPAGGELIGHEGPVLGVSWSPDGTTLATAGSDGTVRLWSVADREPIGDPLTGHAGSVYEVAFSPDGRTLATAGEDGTARLWDVGDRDRLQVLRGPGSAVYDVAFSPDGRMLATAGTATSLWELRR
- a CDS encoding TetR/AcrR family transcriptional regulator gives rise to the protein MPSLSGRRAEAARNDRTILEAAREVFLHDPTAPMSAVADAAHVGIGALYRRYAGKDELLRTLCGNGLAQFVAIAEDAAGVDDPWDAFAGYVTGIVEADVHSLTVRLAGTFTTTAELSALAGRAGTLGDALFERALAAGVLRGDLRPNDVTMVFEQLAAIRLDDPARTAALRRRYLTLLLDALRPAAAATPLPGTAPTPAELGERWRRRE
- a CDS encoding Hsp70 family protein encodes the protein MPASSTIDVGIDLGTTNSAIAVVTNGEAVIVKNNDGWDTTPSAVWMPKADVVHVGRRARERVESDPDNTAAEFKQEMGLADARHPFARAGRELTPPQLSAEVLTSLRADFAQRLDTAPPPFAVITVPAAFTLNQNQATVEAATLAGFEPGCPLVQEPTAAAFAYGFQDAADRGYWLVFDFGGGTFDAAIVNKRDGDLRVLNHAGDSFLGGKLIDWAIVEKVLAPAAGRALGFADFRRDNAAWRANFAKLKLAAEEAKIQLSRTDRVDVDAVLRGPNGEEEEFEYALRRDELDSIAEPYYVRAINLCRSALREASLEPADVDRLLLVGGVTLSPGLRERLADPRHGIGIALDTSLDPSTVVARGAAIFASTIRRPATTPTRAASPGEFLVELAFEPSVTTTTPTVGGRLRGAGTPDWTSYGVTLTNPDGHPPFRSGLIRLNANGAFATEVDLDPHTTSHFTVALTDSGGTRRPLTPDTFSITHRDVEFGGVRLAHSLGIQLADRAFAAILRKGETLPARAREVFHTSGALQRDQADAVIRIPIVQGERPRGDRNREVGVLEIRPRDVRIDLAAGTEVEVTFEVDASSLVTVVADVPLVQAQFEAEINLDEVRTASVQSLQEQLAEVDRRLERLREAAPAGGGREQLDRLDDESALDTVRDQVGAARVDRGAAAAAEERLRDLQADLDDIEEKAQLPELVRQLRGVLDEAAGTVDAAGDAADRRELADLRRRADTAIDAGDVAAVRAAIDRTSSFVIELERRRPDWPVQLFFALEAMVPRSAAAEGLLSEGRLAIANQDATALTAVNQRLVRLLPKEAQDQVIGLRSAS